The window GGGCCTGCGGTGAATGCCGGCCGGCACCACCACGGTCAGTCCGAAGAGCAGCAGCGTCAGGGTCGCGATCCGGCGGGACGCACGACTGATGGCACGGCGCATGGCCGCCCTCCCCCGTGTACTGAAGACTGTCCGACGTTGATCACGCCGACATCGGACAGTCTCCGACCGCACGAGCGGAGCGCACAAGCGTCCGTACGGAGGGTTGACTTAGATCAACCCTCAGCGATTTAATCCCGGGCTCAGTCGTCGGCCGGGTCACCGACCGCTGCGGCGACCAGGTCGCGTACCCGCTGCTGGACAGCGGCCGGACCGGTGTCTGACACCACGGTCACGTTGCCGGCGTCGCCCGCCGACTGGCCCTCGGCGACGAGTACGAAGTCGACCTGCGGGTAGCGGGTGGCGTCCCCGGCCGTCGCGGCGGTCGGCGCCTCGCCGACGGCCAAGACCAGCTGACACTGGCTGCCAGCCAGGCTGGCGAGATATCCGGCGGCGTTGTCGGCGGTCTGCGGCCCGTTGACTTCGAGGAACTGCACCCTGGCCCGGGTCTGCAGCGAGGCGTCCTGCATGCCGGCCCAGACCGGTGCGGCGGCCGGGTCGGTCACCCCGGCGGATCCGGTCAGCAGGCAGGCGGTGACGTCACGGTACTCGCGGGCGCGGGGCTCCTCGGGATCGTCCGGCCACAGCACCACCGTCAGCAGCACCGCCACGACGACGACCAGCCCGGCACCGCCGGTCAGCAGGGCGATCCGCTTGCGCCGCTGTCCATCCTGGTGGTCCTGCGTCCGCTGGCCGTCCCGACCGCCCTTACGCTTCGTCACGGTCGCACCCTACCCGCACCGGGACACGTCGGGGGGTGCCGTCCACACTGATCCGCACCGTCGGTCAGCTGTCGGCGCCGGGTCCGCCGATGGTCGGGCCGGCCGGCCAGAGCGCCGTCAGGTCGGCCGGGGCCAGCGGGCCACGGTACGCGGCCCGCAGCACCGCCGCACGGGTCTGTGGGTCGCCCCGGTCGGCGAGCGCCACGAACCAGTCGATGCCGGCCGGGTACGCCCACAGGTACGACCGCAGTTGCGGGTCGACGCCACGGTCGGTCAGCGAGTCGCCGATCTCCTCGTCGGACCAGAACGGCACCCGCTGCCGGGCCCACGCCACGCAGTCGGCGACCGGCACGCCGTCGTTGATCGCCCGGTGCAGCCCGGCCCGGACCAGCTGGGTGTAGTGCGCCAACCGCACCCGCGCCACCGCCACCGCGTCGTCGCCGATGACGAACAGCGGCAGCGCCTGCGCCAAGCCTTCCAGCAGCACCTGGGTGTTCGTGTGCACCGCCAGCAGGCGTACCGCGCCGTCGTCCACAGTTGACCATCGGGCGTACCAGCTGGCCGACTGCAGGGCGTGGCCGAGCACCTCGTGCAGCGCGAACACCCGGGCCTGCGTCTCGGTGAACTCGGCGCGCTGCCGGTTCAGTCGCAGCCGGGCGGCGGTACCGGCGCCGTCGAGCCAGTACGACCAGTAGGCGTCGACGTCGACCCGTTCGATCGTCAACTGGTACGGCGCGGTGGTGCCGGTCGCCGCCCGTACCAGCGGTTCCAGGTCGGCCGCCGCCTGCTCGATGGCGTCCGGAACGTCCTGGCGGCGCAGAATGCCTTCGGCGCGGGCCAGCTGGCCGGGGAGTCGTTCGTCCCAGTCGACGCCGAGGTCGGCCAGGCTGGCCCGGGCCCGGTCGCCGACCTCCGTCAGGTGGTCGTCCGGCCAGCCCGCCGCGCCGCAGCCCTGGGTCCGCCGGATGTAGCCGGTCAGTGGCCGCCGCTCACCGAGCATGGCCCGCAGGTAGGTGATGTCCGCGTCGACTCGGGCCCGCAGCCGGTCGTCGGCCCGGCAGTCCGGCTCGTCGGCGACGGCCGCCAGCTCGGCCAGTACGGCGAACCGGCTGGTCGCGGGGGTGGGCGGTGGGGCGGCCGGGTCGAGCGGCGCGCAGTCGTAGTCGATCACCGGGGTGGCGCCACGTCGGCGCTCGTAGCCGTCCCACGCCCGCAGCGCCGCCTCGACCCTGTCCCGTACCGGCATCGTCGTCACGTTCCCCATCCTGGCGTACCGGCTGGCACAGCCAACTCCCAGCTGGGTTCCAGCGGGCTGCGGGCAACGGTGGTGAGGGTTGGTCGCAGATCCGCACGACACCTGACAGTGAGCTATCTTCACGAACGGAGAAACGGATGCGACGCGACTCCCGCCGGGACACCACCCCGCGTTACCAGGGCCGCCCGTTGCCCAGGCCGGACGAGGAACTCGTCGACCAGGGCCTCGGCTTCGACCTCGGCACCCTGCTGGGCCGCCGGCAGGTGCTGCGGGCGTTCGGTCTGGGGGCCGCGACCCTCGGCCTCGCCGCCTGCAGTGCGAACACCGCCGCCAGCGGCGGCACCTCGGCGGCGGCCGCGACCGCTGCGGCGACCGGCGAGATCCCGGACGAGACCGCCGGACCGTACCCCGGTGACGGCTCCAACGGACCCGACGTCCTCGACCAGAGCGGCGTCGTCCGCAGCGACATCCGCTCCAGCTTCGGCGAGTCCAGCGGAACCGCCGACGGCGTACCACAGACCCTCGAACTCACCATCACCGACCTCGCCAACGGCGGCACCCCGTTCACCGGCGTCGCCGTCTACGTCTGGCACTGCGACCGCGAAGGCCGCTACTCCATGTACTCCGAAGGCGTCACCGACCAGAACTACCTCCGCGGCGTCCAGATCGCCGACGCCGACGGCAAGGTCACCTTCACCACCATCTTCCCCGGCTGCTACACCGGCCGCTGGCCACACATCCACTTCGAGGTCTACCCCGACGAGGCCAGCATCACCGACGCCGGCAACGCCATCGCCACCTCCCAGGTCGCCCTCCCCCAGGATGTCTGCGACACCGTGTACGCCGAACCCGGCTACGAATCATCGGTCACCAACCTCGCCCAGCTCAGCCTGGACACCGACAACGTATTCGGCGACGACGGCGGGGCGAGCCAGCTGGCCACCGTGACCGGGGACGTCTCGGCAGGCTACGCGGCGACGTTGGTGGTGCCGGTCGACACCACGACGGAGCCGGCCGGTGGTGGGCCCGGCGGTACGCCGCCGAGCGGCATGCCGTCCTGACCTGCCACCCACTTGCCGCCGGGTCAGCCGCCCCCACCACCACCGTCGCCCCCGCCACCACCACCGCCGGTGCCGCCGGTGCCACCACCACCGTCACCGCCGCCGTCGCCTCCACCGGCACCATCGCCACCACCGGCACCGTCACCGGATCCACCGCCGCCCTCCGCCGCGCACCAGTCGGTGAAGTGCAGGGTGGACCGGTCCACCTCGGTGAGCCCCCAGGCGGCCGGGTCGAACAGGTCGGTGTCGATCTCGCGGTCTCGTACGGTCCGTCGGCCGGCGCTGATCGCGAGCAGCTCGGCCCGGGGTGGGGCGAGCGCCTGGCCGAGGATGGTGAACGCCGCCCGCAGCGCGTCGGCGACCGGCCCGGCATCCGGCCGGTGGTCGTGCCACCACCTGGGCCGGGTCACCGGCGCGCTGGGCAGGTCCCGCTGGGAGCCGGCGAGCCAGAGCAGTTCGTAGGGTAGGCCGGCGGCGGCCGGAGCACGGCCCCGGCGGCGGCGACCGTACCGACGGTAGTGGCGACGGGCACGGCGCTGCTGTGCGGAGGCGGCCCGGCCGGTCCCGGTGCGGATGACCTGCTTCGGCAGCGCGTACCGCACCAGCCCGAGCAAACTCCCGCCGAGCACCATGACCAGGACGGAGAACACCAGCGCGGCGAAGTTTCCGGTGCCTTCGAAGACCTGGACGAGGGCGAACAGGCACAGCAGCAGGTAGCCGACCTTGAGGAGGCGGAAGATCTCGTGGGGTTTGACCGCTGACAGGTATCCGGTCTGGGTGAGTCGGGCTCGCGCGGTCCCCACTATCAGCGGCGCGACCGGACGGTCTCCCGGTTGGTCCAGGGTCAGCTCCCGACCGGCTCCGTCCAGTTGTCCAAACAAGGTGGTCAGGATGTTGCGTTGCCCGGTCGGCAAACCGTCGCCGGATCTGGTCGAGCGGACCAGGGCGACCGGTGCCCCGGACCGGCCCGCGTGGACGTCGAGGTAGCCGGCCTCGGCCAGCTCGACGATCGCCGCCGCCAACGCCGCGCCGCTGTGCAGCACGGTGCCGTCCAGCAGGACGTACATGTCCAGCAGCGGTGGCGGTCCGGGCGGCTCCGTTTCGATGCCGGCGCGGCCGGCTCGCTTCGTGACGTCAGCCATGGCACCGATTGTGATGACCCCGCGCCACCGAGTAGCCACCGAGACAGCTCGGTGGCGCGTCGCCCTGCCCCGTCGACCGTCGGACCGGCGTTGCGGACGCCGGTCCGACGTCGGCGGCGGCCAGGGTCAGCTACGCAGGTTCCACTGCTGGTTGGTGCCGGTGTGGCAGGCCCAGAGGATCATCTTCGTGCCGTTGGCCGTTGCGGCGCCGTTGGCGTCGAGGCAGAGCCCGGACTGTACGCCGCTGATGGTGCCGTTGGCGTTGAGGTTCCACTGTTGGTTGGTCTGCCCGTTGCAGTCCCAGATGATGACCGTGGTGCCGTTGGTGGTGCCCTGGCCGTTCGCGTCCAGGCACTTGTCGCCGTAGACCATGAGCTGCCCGCTGGAGGTGTGGGTCCACCGCTGGTTGGCGGCGCCGGTGCAGTCCCACAGCTGGGTCTGGGTGCCGCTGGTGGTGCTCGAATCCGGCACCTCCAGGCAGCGTCCGGACTGGACTCCGACGAGCTGCCCGGTCTGTTCGTCACCGCCGCCGGTGCGGGGTCCGGCGGCGGCCATCACCGCGCGGGCGCCGGCCGGCCAGTTACCGTTGGTGACGGTGGTGTTGTTGTTGACGACGTTGCCCCGGTCGCCGTTCGTCACGTTGGTACTGCCGTTTGTCGACCAGTTGTTGGTGACGGTGAAGTTGCCCATGTTCTCGGCGAACCAGTAGTTGGCGGTCGCCCAGGTGCCGGTGTTCGAGAAGACGTTGTTCCTGGCGGCCCAGTACCGGGATCCTTCGTCGAAGTAGACCCCGAAGTAGCCGTTGGTCCGCAGACAGTAGTTGTCGCTGATCAGCCCGCCCTGGTTCGCCGACAGCGTGTAGATGCATCCGCCGTCGTTCATCTGCTGCATCACGTCGTGTACGTAGTTGCCGATGAGCCGGTTGTTCGACGCGGTGGTGGGCGTCGAGTACCGCGGCTGGTAGTTGTACAGGCCGCGGTCGGCGTAGTGGTTGCTGCCGCCCGCGTCGTTGGCGCCCCAGCCGTACCCCATCGACATGCCGGTGTACGGCATGTTGTAGACCTCGTTGTAGGAGATCGTGGCGTTGGTGACGTAGGTGGTCAGCACAGAGACGATCCCCCGGTGTTCGACCCCGATGTCGTGAATCCGGTTGTCGCTGATGGTGATGTCCCGGTTCACCATCCGCTGGTCGCTGGGGTGGTGTGCGTCGGCACGCACCCCGCCGACCACGATGCCACCGGCCGACGTACGGGCGATCTCGGACTTTTCGATCGTGATGTTGCTGGCGCCGAGTCCGACGCCGCTGGCGTGGGCGTTGGCGTCGTTGCCGATACCGAGCGCAGTCTGGCCCAGGTTGAAAAACCGCGAGTCGGTGATCGTGATGTCGTTGGCGGCGGATATCTGCACGGCGGCGGGCGACTGGTACCAGTTCGGGCGGGCGGCCTCGAACTGCGGGCAGCCGTTGTGGCAGGAGGAGAAGCCGGGCCAGTTCCAGTTGCCGGCGATGTAGGCGCCGGTCTGCTGGTCCACGTAGCCCTGGTTGCTGCTGGGCCCGAGCCAACTGGTGCCGGTGAACGTGATTCCGCTGAATGTCACGTCGTGCACGGGGGTGTCGTAGGTGCCGCCCAGGTTCACCAGCGACTGCAACGTCGGCAGTTCGACGCTGATGTTGCTCATGTTCTGGCCGGCGGGCGGAATGTAGTGCAGGTCGCCGGTGGTCCGGTTGAGGTACCACTCCCCCGCCGTGTCCAGGAACTCGTACGCGTTGGTCAGATAGAGCGGGCCGGCGCGGTGCGGGCTGGTGAAGGTGTCGTACCCGAAGTTGTTGTTGTTCCACGCCGGTTGCGCCATGGTGATGAGGTTCCCGGCGATGCTCTGCACCGGAGAGTACCGGTCCGTGAAGGAGCCGACGCTTTCCATTTCGATCCGGTTCTGGTTGGCCAGATTGTTCAGGTAGCCGAGCGCGGGGTTGCTGAACCTCATGCCGGCGCTGCTGGGTGTGAAGTCGGCGCGGTTGACCTGGGTCCGTGCTCTGGTGGCGATGGCACCGTCGACATACAATTGCCGGGTTTCGGTCCCGGCTCCTACGTTCGCCCGCCAGATGTTGCGTCCGGAGTCGGCAAGCGACCAGCCGGTGACCGCCCGCGCGCCGCTGATCACCGGGCTCGCCGACGGCGCCGCCTGCCAGAGCACCCGGTAGCCGTTGTTGCCCGAGTCCGCCGCGGTGAATCGCAGCGGTGCCGACAACCGGTACACCCCGTCGGCCAGCTGCACGACGATGTCACCGGACATTCCACCGTTGAGCGAGCGCACCGCCGACTGGGCGGAGGTCAGTGAGCAGGGCTGGGCGGCGGAGCAACTGGTGCCGGTGCCGGACGGGGACGCGTGGAGGGTGGTGGTGGCCGCCATCGCGGGAGTCGCCGCGACGACGGTCACCGCGGCTACGGCGGTCAACGCCGCGACTCCTCCGGCCAACACCCGACTTCGCGTCGAGGAGGATGCGGATCTGGACACGGTGGATCTCCTTACCCTTGGGACGGTGCGGATGCGCGAACAGGACGGTTGTTAGCGCTAACAGGAGCCTTGCCTGGCGGACCCTGCGGAAAATAGAGCATACGTCATACGTTGATTAGCGTCAATGTTGTCGAACTGTTTCGCGGTTTGCTACGAATCGTATGAACATGGCTCCGGTCGCTCCGCCGCAAATAGCACCGGCACCCGATCGGAAACCGTCACCGGTCGTCACCGGCCGACCGACCGCCGCCGGTCAGCCCAGCCGCCCGCAGCGCCGGCCAGAGCTCGCCCGGAGCCTCGATGTCCGCCCGCCGCAAGGTCTCGGTCACCTGATGGCTGTTGCGCATGCCGACCACCGTCGAGACCACCGCGGGATGCGATCGGACGAAGGCGAGTGCCGCCTGCGGAAGCGTGACACCGTGCCGCTCGCAGATCGTCGCGATCCGCCGGGCCCGCTCAATCAGCTCCGGTGCGGCCCGGCGATAGTCGTAGAGCGCGTCGTCCGGTGGCCGCTCGCGCGACAACAGCCCCGAGTTGTAGACACCGGCGATCACCACACCGACCGCGCGCTCCTGCGCGGCGGGCATCAGATCGGCCAGCGCGCCCTGGTCGAGCAGGGTGTACCGGCCGGCGCACATCACCAGGTCGACGTCGGACTCCCGGACGAACCGGGCAAGCAGCCGCGACTGGTTCATGCCGACCCCGACCGCGCGCAGGACGCCCTGGTCACGGAGCTCGGTCAGGGCGGGCAGCGCCTCGGCCACGGCCCGCTCCCAGTGGTCGTCGGGGTCGTGCAGGTAGGCGATGTCGATCCGGTCCAGACCCATCCGCTCCAGACTCGCCTCCAGGCAACGGCGCACACCGTCGCGGCTGAAGTCCCAGACCCGGCGGTGGCTCGCGGCGACGTCGAACCCCTCTGGGTCGCGCGAACCGGCGGTCTCCGGCGACGGGACGAGAATCCGTCCGACCTTCGTCGACACCACGTACTCGTCGCGCGGTCTGGACCGCAGAGCCGCCCCGAGCCGCCGCTCGGACAGCCCCAGCCCGTAATGCGGCGCGGTGTCGAAGTACCGGACACCGCCGTCCCACGCGGTGTCGATCGCGGCGGCGAACTCCTCGTCGGTCGTCACCCGGTACAGGTTGCCGCCCTGGGACGCACCGAAGCCGATACCGGTCAGGCGTACCGCCGGTCGACGCGGCAGCGACCGGTCCGCCGCCGGGTGCTCCGCACCGCCCATCATCTGCCCAGCCAACCGCCGTCGACCGGCAGGACGATCCCGTTGACGTAGTCCGACGCCGCCGACGCCAGGAACACGGTGGCACCGCCGATATCGTCGGCTTGCCCCCAGCGGCCCGCCGGAATCCGCGTCAGGATGGCCTGGTTCCGGTCCGGATCGTCGCGCAGCGCCCGGGTGTTCTCCGTGGCGATGTAGCCCGGAGCGATCGCATTGACGTTCACCCCGTACGTTGCCCACTCGTTCGCCAGCGCCCTGGTGAGCCCGGCCAGGCCGGACTTCGACGCCGCGTAGCCCGCGACGTTGACGCCGCCCTGGAAACTCAACAGCGAGGCGGTGAAAATGATCTTCCCGTACCCTCTGTCGACCATCAGCCGACCGATTTCGCGGCTCAGCACGAACTGGCTGGTCAGGTTCACCTCGATGATGTGGTCCCAGCTCTCGTCGGGATGCTCGACGGCCGGGGCACGGGCGATCGTGCCCCCGTTGTTCACCAGGATGTCCGGCGGACCGGCAGCGGTGAGATCGTCGGCCAGCTGACGCACGGCCGCCCGGTCGGCCAGGTCGGCCCGCAGCGCGGTGAACCGTCGGCCGGCGGCGCGTACCCGCCGCTCCACCTCGCTACCGTGCGGCTCGAGGCGGGCGGAGACACCGACGATGTCGGCACCGGCCCGGGCGAGCGCCTCGGCCATGGCCAGGCCGATGCCACGCCGCGCGCCGGTGACGACCGCGGTCCGCCCGGTCAGGTCGAACGGAGTGTTCACCGGGCCGCCACCTGCCAGTCGAGCAGCACTTTCAGCACGCCGTCGCCGTTCTCCAGCGCCGCGAAGGCGGCGTCGACCGATGCGAACGGCACGACCCGCGAGATGAGCGCACGCGTCGGGATGGCCCCCGAGCCCACCAGCCGGATCGCCTCCACCATGTCGTCACGCTGGTACAGGCGGGCGCCGAGGAGCTCCAGCTCACGCCAGAAGAACCGGTGCAGGTCGACGGTCCGGGGCCGGGCGTGGATCGCCACCATCACCAGGCGGCCGTGGGTGGTGAGGACGTCGACCGCCGTGGCGACGCCCCCGGCTGAACCGGACACCTCGAAGGCGATGTCCGCGCCCGCGCCGTCGGTCCACTCGTTCACCACCGCCACCGGATCCGTCACCTGCGGATCGACCACCGCGAACCCGATCTCACCGGCGACGGACCGCCGGAACGGATCCGGTTCGACGAGCAGGACCCGCGCGCCGTGCAGCTGGGCGACGGTGGCGATGAGAACACCGACCGGTCCGCCGCCGACCACCACGACCTGGTCGCCAGGGGTCACCTTTGCCCGCCGCACGTCGTGCACGGCGACCGCGACCGGTTCGACGAGCGCCGCGTGGTCGAGTGGCACCCCTTCCGGCAGCGGCAGGACCAGCTCCGCCGGCACCGTCCAGTACGACTGCATGGCACCCGGCGAGTCGATGCCGAGGAAGTCCATCGCGTGGCAGACGTGGGAACTTCCGCGCCGGCAGGCGACACACCGCCCGCACGACCGGGTGGGCATGACCGTGACGGCCTGGCCGACGGACCAGCCGTCGACGCCCGGTCCGACGTCGGCGACGCGTCCGGACATCTCGTGCCCGAGCACGGCCGGCGCGCCGACGCGGGCGTCCATGTCCCCGTGATAGATGTGCAGATCTGTGCCGCAGATCCCGGTGTAGGCCACCGCGATGCTCACCTCGCCGGGACCCGGCGGCCGCGCGGCACGAGCCTCGACCTCGAGGTGACGAGCGGTACGGTAGACCACTGCCTGCATCGGTCCTCCATCTCGATGGTCGGTGCTCCGGGGTCGCCTTCAGGCGCGCGGGACGGTCAGCTCGCAGCGGTGGGGAACACCTCGTCACGGCTGCGGGAAGGGCCGAGCGGTCGGTGGTCGGCGGAGTGCCGTGGTCCGGCCGGGGCACCGTCCACCGCCCCCAGCAGCTGTCGTCCGGCGCGTTCCGGCCGGATGTGCGGACCGACGGTGGTCGGCGGGTGCGGGCCCGAGGACGTGATCGCCGGCTCGTCGAGCCGGACCCCCAGTCCCGGGGCGTCGCCCAGGACGAAGGCACCGCCCTCGACGTACAGGTCGAGGCTGATCCCGAGCGGCAGGTGCAGATCCTGCAGCTCGCTGGCCAGGTGGTTGGGCACCGATGTCGCGGCATGCAGCAGCCCGACCGGGCTGTTGCCGATCGGGCTGACCGGCAGGTCGTGGGCGTGCGCCAGGGCACTGACCCGGAGGAAATGGGTCACCCCCCAGACCGCGGACGTCTGGACCACGTCGACCGCTCCCGCCGCGATCAGCGGCCGGAACTGTTCGAGGCCGGTGAGGTTCTCCCCGGTGGCCACCGACGCGCGGATCCCCCGACCGACGGCGGCGAGACCTTCCGCGTCCCACCGTCGGACCGGCTCCTCGATCCAGATGAGATCGAGGGTGCGCTCGAGTTCACCGACGTGCCGGACGGCCTGCTTGCGGGTCCACGCCTCGTTCACGTCGAGCATCAGCCCCGGCCGCAGCCCGTGCGCCGCCTCGGTCAGGACGTCGCGGACCAGGCACAGACGATGCCGGTCCCGCTCGATGTCGAGACCGCCCTTGAGCTTGGCTGCCCGCAGGCCGTGGGAGGCGTAGACCGCGTACTCCGCGGCAAGTTCGTCGTCGGTCAGGGCGATGTCCAGGCCGGAGGCGTACGCCGGGACCCGCCGGTCGCGCCCGCCGAGCAACCGCCACAGTGGCTCGCCGGCCGCCTGGGCCTTGATGTCCCACAGCGCGGTGTCGAGAGCACCGATGGTGCCGAAGACCGGGCCGGCGTGGCCCGCCTTGAACGCCTGGCGCAGCATCCGGTCGTACAGGGCCGTCACCGCGCGTGGATCCTCGTTGTCGAGGGCCGGGAAGATCCGCTCGATGTCGAGGTGCGGCCCCATGCCCACCCCGGAGATCCCCTCGTCGGTCTCCACGACGACGATCGGCACCGAGGTGACGCCGTCGGCGAAGACGCCGTTGGCGTCGCCGACCGGTCGGCCCCATTCCTGGACCGTCGTCAGGGTCCGATACCCGGTGATCCGCATGTCAACCCTTCGTGGAACCGGCGGCGACGCCGTCGGCTATCTGACGCTGGAGAAAGAGATAGACGACCAGTACGGGAACGGCAGCGATCAGCACCCCCGAGGCGAAGGTCGGGATGTCGTCGGAGTACTGGCCACGCAGCGAGGTGACTCCCACCATGAGGGTCCGGTTCTCGGCCGACGGCATCATCAGCAAGGAGATGAGGACATCGTTCCAGCAGAACAGTGCGTCGAGGATGCCGACCGACAACAGCGCCGGTGTGCCGAGCGGCAGCATGATCCGCCGGTACACGCCGTACACGCTGTTTCCGTCGATCCGGGCGGCGTCCACGATCTCCGGTGGGATCGTCCGGTAGTAGCTAGTCATGAGAAAGACGGTGAACGGAAGGAACTGCGCGACGTAGGCGAGAATCAGACCCGGGTAGGTGTCGATCAGACCGCTGTCGGCCATGGTCCGGGCAAGCGGCACCATGATCACCTGGAACGGTACGAACAGTGCCGCCAGACAGCCCAGGAAGATCATCGAAGACCCGCGGAACCGCAGCTGGCTCAGCGCGAACCCGGCCATCGACCCGATCAGCAGGAGCAGCACCACCGAGAACGTCACGACGATGAGCGAGTTGACGAAGTACCGGCCCATCCCGACGGAACTCCACGCTGTGTGAAGATTTTCCACGCGTACGGCCTCGGCCAGCGAGAAGCGGTCCAGGATGTACTCGCGCCGGGTCTTCGAGGCGACGTTCGCGGTGAAGACGAGCGGGTAGATCGTCGCCAGGGCGAGCAGTGCCATCGGTACGGCGACCACCCATCTGGCCAGCCGGAAGCGGGACATCAGTCCTCCCTCCCCGCCCGCCGGAGCAGGCTGATCTGCAGCATCCCCACCACGAGCATGATGAGGAAGAGAACCGTCGACGCGGCCGACGCGAGCGCCGGCCGGTTCATCTGTCCCTGCTGAATCCAGATGTAGTACTCCGGCAGATACGTCGAGCCCTCCGGACCACCGCTGGTCATCACGTACAGCAGTCCGAACATGGAGGTCAGCATCCCGACCATCGTGGTCACGAAGACGAACTGGATGGTACGGATGAGGCTGGGCACGATCACATGCCAGATGGTCTGGGGAAGCGATGCCCCGTCCACCCGGGCCGCGTCCAGTAGTGCTGCGTCCAGGGTGGCGAACCCGGCGAGGAACACCACCAGGGCCATTCCGAAGGTCGCCCAGACGTGCACCCCGACGACGGTGAACATGGCGACGTCCGGGTCACCGAGCCAGTCGATCCGGCCGATGCCGACCGCCGCCAGGGCCGCGTTGACCGGGCCGTCGAAGGCGAGCAGAAGGTTGAAGATCGCACCGACGATGACCGGGGAGAGCACCGCCGGGAAGAAGTAGACGCTGCGGTAGAGCCGGTGCCCGGGCACCCGCAGGTAGATGAACGTCGCGATCAGGCCGGGAATCGCCACGGCGACCGGAAGGAGCAACACCAGCAGTGCCACGTT is drawn from Micromonospora sp. Llam0 and contains these coding sequences:
- a CDS encoding aldo/keto reductase; the encoded protein is MMGGAEHPAADRSLPRRPAVRLTGIGFGASQGGNLYRVTTDEEFAAAIDTAWDGGVRYFDTAPHYGLGLSERRLGAALRSRPRDEYVVSTKVGRILVPSPETAGSRDPEGFDVAASHRRVWDFSRDGVRRCLEASLERMGLDRIDIAYLHDPDDHWERAVAEALPALTELRDQGVLRAVGVGMNQSRLLARFVRESDVDLVMCAGRYTLLDQGALADLMPAAQERAVGVVIAGVYNSGLLSRERPPDDALYDYRRAAPELIERARRIATICERHGVTLPQAALAFVRSHPAVVSTVVGMRNSHQVTETLRRADIEAPGELWPALRAAGLTGGGRSAGDDR
- a CDS encoding mandelate racemase/muconate lactonizing enzyme family protein, yielding MRITGYRTLTTVQEWGRPVGDANGVFADGVTSVPIVVVETDEGISGVGMGPHLDIERIFPALDNEDPRAVTALYDRMLRQAFKAGHAGPVFGTIGALDTALWDIKAQAAGEPLWRLLGGRDRRVPAYASGLDIALTDDELAAEYAVYASHGLRAAKLKGGLDIERDRHRLCLVRDVLTEAAHGLRPGLMLDVNEAWTRKQAVRHVGELERTLDLIWIEEPVRRWDAEGLAAVGRGIRASVATGENLTGLEQFRPLIAAGAVDVVQTSAVWGVTHFLRVSALAHAHDLPVSPIGNSPVGLLHAATSVPNHLASELQDLHLPLGISLDLYVEGGAFVLGDAPGLGVRLDEPAITSSGPHPPTTVGPHIRPERAGRQLLGAVDGAPAGPRHSADHRPLGPSRSRDEVFPTAAS
- a CDS encoding carbohydrate ABC transporter permease, whose translation is MSRFRLARWVVAVPMALLALATIYPLVFTANVASKTRREYILDRFSLAEAVRVENLHTAWSSVGMGRYFVNSLIVVTFSVVLLLLIGSMAGFALSQLRFRGSSMIFLGCLAALFVPFQVIMVPLARTMADSGLIDTYPGLILAYVAQFLPFTVFLMTSYYRTIPPEIVDAARIDGNSVYGVYRRIMLPLGTPALLSVGILDALFCWNDVLISLLMMPSAENRTLMVGVTSLRGQYSDDIPTFASGVLIAAVPVLVVYLFLQRQIADGVAAGSTKG
- a CDS encoding intradiol ring-cleavage dioxygenase, whose amino-acid sequence is MRRDSRRDTTPRYQGRPLPRPDEELVDQGLGFDLGTLLGRRQVLRAFGLGAATLGLAACSANTAASGGTSAAAATAAATGEIPDETAGPYPGDGSNGPDVLDQSGVVRSDIRSSFGESSGTADGVPQTLELTITDLANGGTPFTGVAVYVWHCDREGRYSMYSEGVTDQNYLRGVQIADADGKVTFTTIFPGCYTGRWPHIHFEVYPDEASITDAGNAIATSQVALPQDVCDTVYAEPGYESSVTNLAQLSLDTDNVFGDDGGASQLATVTGDVSAGYAATLVVPVDTTTEPAGGGPGGTPPSGMPS
- a CDS encoding zinc-binding dehydrogenase — encoded protein: MQAVVYRTARHLEVEARAARPPGPGEVSIAVAYTGICGTDLHIYHGDMDARVGAPAVLGHEMSGRVADVGPGVDGWSVGQAVTVMPTRSCGRCVACRRGSSHVCHAMDFLGIDSPGAMQSYWTVPAELVLPLPEGVPLDHAALVEPVAVAVHDVRRAKVTPGDQVVVVGGGPVGVLIATVAQLHGARVLLVEPDPFRRSVAGEIGFAVVDPQVTDPVAVVNEWTDGAGADIAFEVSGSAGGVATAVDVLTTHGRLVMVAIHARPRTVDLHRFFWRELELLGARLYQRDDMVEAIRLVGSGAIPTRALISRVVPFASVDAAFAALENGDGVLKVLLDWQVAAR
- a CDS encoding SDR family oxidoreductase, producing the protein MNTPFDLTGRTAVVTGARRGIGLAMAEALARAGADIVGVSARLEPHGSEVERRVRAAGRRFTALRADLADRAAVRQLADDLTAAGPPDILVNNGGTIARAPAVEHPDESWDHIIEVNLTSQFVLSREIGRLMVDRGYGKIIFTASLLSFQGGVNVAGYAASKSGLAGLTRALANEWATYGVNVNAIAPGYIATENTRALRDDPDRNQAILTRIPAGRWGQADDIGGATVFLASAASDYVNGIVLPVDGGWLGR
- a CDS encoding RICIN domain-containing protein, with the protein product MSRSASSSTRSRVLAGGVAALTAVAAVTVVAATPAMAATTTLHASPSGTGTSCSAAQPCSLTSAQSAVRSLNGGMSGDIVVQLADGVYRLSAPLRFTAADSGNNGYRVLWQAAPSASPVISGARAVTGWSLADSGRNIWRANVGAGTETRQLYVDGAIATRARTQVNRADFTPSSAGMRFSNPALGYLNNLANQNRIEMESVGSFTDRYSPVQSIAGNLITMAQPAWNNNNFGYDTFTSPHRAGPLYLTNAYEFLDTAGEWYLNRTTGDLHYIPPAGQNMSNISVELPTLQSLVNLGGTYDTPVHDVTFSGITFTGTSWLGPSSNQGYVDQQTGAYIAGNWNWPGFSSCHNGCPQFEAARPNWYQSPAAVQISAANDITITDSRFFNLGQTALGIGNDANAHASGVGLGASNITIEKSEIARTSAGGIVVGGVRADAHHPSDQRMVNRDITISDNRIHDIGVEHRGIVSVLTTYVTNATISYNEVYNMPYTGMSMGYGWGANDAGGSNHYADRGLYNYQPRYSTPTTASNNRLIGNYVHDVMQQMNDGGCIYTLSANQGGLISDNYCLRTNGYFGVYFDEGSRYWAARNNVFSNTGTWATANYWFAENMGNFTVTNNWSTNGSTNVTNGDRGNVVNNNTTVTNGNWPAGARAVMAAAGPRTGGGDEQTGQLVGVQSGRCLEVPDSSTTSGTQTQLWDCTGAANQRWTHTSSGQLMVYGDKCLDANGQGTTNGTTVIIWDCNGQTNQQWNLNANGTISGVQSGLCLDANGAATANGTKMILWACHTGTNQQWNLRS